TGCCCCATCTCGTGGACAATCACGTTGAAGAGCGATCCATTCGCTTCCATCGAGGCCAAGTCGGCAGAATCGAACTCCATGTTGCCGTGATAGGGCAAGCGTGTGCCGCTGCTGCGCAGTCGGTCGTAGCCCGCCTGCCCAAGCACCCCATTCACGCCATCAATGACCGCCGAGCTCGCGTGAATCAGCAAGTCGTCGACAGCCACGCCGTTGTAGGTCGCATTCGGCAAGTCGCCAACAATAATCGCTTCCCACTTGGCAGCGGCTCGCTCGAAGATCGCCCGCTGGCTGGCAGTAAAGCCGCTATACACAATTTGAATGTCGAAGCCACCTGCCGCAGGAGGTGACGCCGCCCGCACGGGCGCCACAATTTGCAGCGAGTAATTGGGATTCGTGGCCCCGGTAGCACTGTACACGCGCGCGAAATAAGTCCCTGCACCCAGTCCCGCGAGCGAGACTCGCTCAGAGTTGCCAGTTGTGTTCGACGTGGCCAGAACTCTGCCACTCGCATTCACCAACTGCAAAGCTAAGTTGCCCTGCGAGTTCTGAAAACTGAGCGAGACGACATTCGCACTACCGCCGGTCGCAGTGGTCGTGAAGCGAAACCAGTCATCTGAATCGGCCAGCACCAGGTTCGACAAACCCGCATTGGTCGAGAGTGTGCCTAAATTGGCAGCTGTTGCCAGCGTGTCATTTTGTTCATGCGCATCATCCTTGAGAGTCGCAGCCGGGAGCGTCGCGGTGCCCAGATTCACCGACAAGCTGTAACGGGGATTCGTAGCACCTTGATAACCGTACACGCGCAAGTAATAGGTTCCCGCAGTCAAGCCGCTTAACGAGACACGTTCACTGTTCGCAGTGCTCTGCGAAGCCTTGAGTCGTTGACCGGATGCACCATACAACTCCAGATCCAAATCGCCCTGCGAATTCAGGAACGTAAGCGAAACGTTCGCCGTCGATGCACCTTTGCCAGTCGTGGTAAAGCGATACCAGTCATTCGCATCGGCCTGCACCAGGCCATTCACTGTTTTATTGGCCGATAGCGTTCCGAGATTGCTGGCTGTCGCGCGCGTATCGTTTTGCTCATAGGCATCGTCAACGAGTGCAGCCGCGAGAGCGCTACTCACACTGCTGTGTAACGAACCGGCAGACTTAGAACCTAGTGAGGCCAAATCGGAGGCAGCCATCATGCTGCGGTTTTCGAGAGCTTCCAAATGCATGGGTCGAGAAAACAAACGACCGCGCCGCGAGCGTGTCAGACAATCCATGTTCACACGTTAGCTTTCCCAGCAGAGCGCTGGCAGAAGAATTGAGTCAAAAGCAACGGCGCGACCACTGGTAAATCCTTTCCAGGTCGCGCTCGCAGCGTTTGCAAATATATCCGCAGCAATCAAGAACCTGGAGACGAGTTTCCGCTCAGGGGCACGTGAAACCCGCAATGAAAAAACGCTCGCGTTACTGGCAACGAATCAATGATTCGCTAGCGACGAAAGTCATCACTGCGCGCATTTGCACCACTCGATGAACTGCTTCCCACTCCGCGTGCGCGCCCAGCGTACCGGAATCCCGCGACGCTATTGTCGCCATTACCAGCAGCCAGCCTTGCATGCCTCGCACGCGCTGGACATCGTCCCTTGCGACGCGCAAACCAGCGACCTCGATAGAAGCCGCTCACACTTGGCTCATGTCGCTTGCGCATAGCAAGGTGCCGCCTTGCCAGCCGAAGTGGCCACGGCAGCCTCATTGCCAGTGGCCGAACCCAAGTGAGATACTGCGAACTGAGAATTCGGTTCGCGGCAAATTCACTGGGAGGACGGTCATGGATTATCGACAACTTGGCGGCTCGGGGCTCAAGGTTCCCGTCCTCACCTTGGGCACAGGCACCTTTGGCGGCAGTGGCGAACTTTTCAAGGCCTGGGGCGATACCGACGTCTCGGAAGCCAAGCGACTGATCGACGTCTGCCTTGAGCATGGTCTGAACATGTTCGACTCGGCCGATATCTATTCGCAGGGAATGGCTGAAGAAATTCTCGGCCAGGCCATCAAAGGCCGCCGCGATCAACTTCTCATTTCCACCAAGGCCACCTTCCGCGCGGGTAAAGGGCCGAACGACGTCGGTTCGTCGCGTTTTCACTTGCTCAAGTCGGTCGACGGCTGCTTGAAGCGACTCAAGACCGATTACATCGACCTCTTTCAACTGCATGGCTTCGATGCCGTCGCACCAGTCGAAGAAACTCTCAGCACGCTCGACGATTTGATCCGCGCCGGCAAAATTCGGTACATCGGCTGCTCGAACTTTTCGGGCTGGCACCTGATGAAGTCGCTGGCGACCTCCGACCGCTATGGCTGGCCGCGTTACGTCGCCCATCAAGCGTACTACTCGCTCGTCGGGCGTGATTACGAGCACGAACTGATGCCGCTGGCCCTCGATCAAAAGGTCGGCGCCGTCGTTTGGAGTCCGCTGGGCTGGGGCCGATTGACCGGCAAGATTCGCCGCGGCCAACCGTTGCCCGAGAACACTCGCCTGCAAAGCAAGCTGAACCGCGATATCGGCCCACCGGTCTCCGACGAGCACGTCTACAACATTGTCGACGCCATCGACCTGATTGCGAAAGAAACCGGCAAGACCGTACCGCAGATCGCACTCAATTGGCTGCTCCAACGTCCCTCGGTCGCTACGCTCATCATCGGTGCTCGCAACGAAGACCAGTTGCGGCAGAACCTCGCCTGCCTCGGTTGGAATCTGACCACCGACCAGGTCAAGCAACTCGATGCTGCCAGCGCCACCACGCCAGCCTATCCCTACTGGCATCAAAAGGGCTTCGCCGAGCGAAACCCGTTCCCGGTTTAATTTCCACATTCTCGGTACCTCACTTCCCCGGGCCTGCGCAAATTTCGGGCGCACACGCGCTGGCCCATGCCGCACGACTCTGGTCGCTTTCCGGAAATTTCCACTATCCAAGTTGACAACTACTTCTTGAATCCCTTGTCAACGAACGACTTAACTCAAAAACATCGCCCAACTTTCCATTTTCAATTTCCGGAATGTTCACCCGGGGTCGGGGCAAATTTCGGGCGCACACGCGCTGCCTTGGCCATCGAACATTGTCCCGAAACTTTGTCCTGACCCGCTCCTGGTAACACGCCGATCGACTCCCAAAGCCAAACAGCCCGAGCCATTCCATCCGATGTGGGTCAGGACGATGTTCCGGGGCAACCTTGTTCGGCTGAAGATCAAATCCAGCTGCCCGGAAATCGCCCCGACCCTGGCGGGGCTTTCTGGAAATTTCCACTACCGAATGTAACAACTCATTTTCGAATCCCTTTCCAACAAACGACTTAGCTAGAAATCCTCTCTTAAATTTCCATTTTCAATTTCCGGAATGTTCACCCGGGGTCGGGGCAAATTTCGGGCGCATACACGCTGCCTTGGCCATCGACCTCTGGGATCGAAACTTTGTCCTGACCCACTCCTGGTTGCACGCAGATCGATTCTCCAAGCCAAACAGCCCGAGCCATTCCATCCTATGTGGTTCAGGACGATGTTCCGGGGCAACCTTGTTCGGCTGAAGATCAAATCCAGCTGCCCGGAAATCGCCCCGACCCTGGCGGGGCTTTCTGGAAATTTCCACTATCGAATGTAACAACTCATTTTCGAATCCCTTTCCAACGAACGACTTAGCTGGAAATCCTCTCTTAAATTTCCATTTTCAATTTCCGGAATGTTCACCCAGGGTCGGGGCAAATTTCGGGCGCACACGCGCTGCCTTGGCCATCGACCACTGTCCCGAAACTTTGTCCTGAACCACCGCTGGTTGCGCGCAGATCGATTCCCCAGGCCAAACAGCCTGAGCCATTCCATCCGATGTGGTTCAAGACGATGTTCCGGGGCAACCTTGTTCGGCTGAAGATCAAATCCAGCTGCCCGGAAATCGCCCCGACCCTGGCGGGGCTTTCTGGAAATTTCCACTATCGAATGTGACAACTACTTTTCGAATCCCTTACCAACAAACGACTTAACTCAAAAACATCGCCCAACTTTCCATTTTCAATTTCCGGAATGTTCACCCGGGGTCCTGACCCACCCTTGGTTGCGCGCAAATCAATTCCCCAGACTAAACAGCCTGAGCCATTCCAGCCGATGTGGTTCAGGACGATGTTCCGGGGCAACCTCATTCGGCTGAAGATCAAATCCAACTGCCCGGAAATCGCCCCGCCCTTGGTCGCCAGTTCGGTCAGCGCGCAGCGGCACGTCAGCGAAATCTTCCTAAATAAATCATATCCACAATGTAATAGTTTGTCAATTATTATTTAATATAATACGCCTAAATGAACATTAATTGCAGATGACCGAAGCACTGACCCCAGGCCGGTCTTACGATACTTCCTTGCACCGCTGCGCCATCACCATCCGACGGCTATCTCGGCAATCGGCTCGCAGCGCTATACCTACACAAGACCAGTGATTCTCCCCAACTGCCACGCTAGCGTTCGTTGGTTTTCGCTCTTGTCGGGGGGCGACGACTGCGACTACATTGCACACCGCTAACGGGTGCGGCCGATGGATTTGGCCGCCAATTGCTTGAGGGGGAAGGAATCCAATGAACCTCACACTCTCCGAGATTGCCGATTTGGTGCAGGGAACGCTGCACGGCGACGAAGAGTTACTCATCACCGGCGCCGGGACTTTGGTCGCGGCTCGCCCGAGTGAAATCACGCTCGCCGATAATCCGAAACTGGCCAAGCAACTTGCTGCCAGCCAGGCCGCGGCGGTTATCGTACCGCTCGATTACGAGCCGGCTAACATGCCGTACATCAGCGTGCCGAACGTTCACGCGGCCTTTGCCACCGTCGTGCAATGCTTCCGCCCGCAGCGAACACGCCGCTCGGTCGGCATCAGCCCCTCGGCCTCCATTTCGGCGTCCGCTCGATTGTCGGCGGGGGTCGAAATTCATCCGCTGGCCTACATCGGCGACGATGTCGATATCGGCG
Above is a window of Anatilimnocola aggregata DNA encoding:
- a CDS encoding pre-peptidase C-terminal domain-containing protein, which produces MMAASDLASLGSKSAGSLHSSVSSALAAALVDDAYEQNDTRATASNLGTLSANKTVNGLVQADANDWYRFTTTGKGASTANVSLTFLNSQGDLDLELYGASGQRLKASQSTANSERVSLSGLTAGTYYLRVYGYQGATNPRYSLSVNLGTATLPAATLKDDAHEQNDTLATAANLGTLSTNAGLSNLVLADSDDWFRFTTTATGGSANVVSLSFQNSQGNLALQLVNASGRVLATSNTTGNSERVSLAGLGAGTYFARVYSATGATNPNYSLQIVAPVRAASPPAAGGFDIQIVYSGFTASQRAIFERAAAKWEAIIVGDLPNATYNGVAVDDLLIHASSAVIDGVNGVLGQAGYDRLRSSGTRLPYHGNMEFDSADLASMEANGSLFNVIVHEMGHVLGIGTLWQSRGLLVGAGTSNPLYTGAQAVAAYNGIFGTRATGVPVESGGGSGTRDAHWGEATFRTEIMTGFINSGSSPLSRITIASLADLGYSVSYARADLYSPPTNSTLFVSGTSTSNGASVQASASRSNFGSILGQALSEVASTRRFNPISHSIEGGADSVSGSNVVDLSSTAKQLAALDWLFAGEANFGGNCTGW
- a CDS encoding aldo/keto reductase, whose product is MDYRQLGGSGLKVPVLTLGTGTFGGSGELFKAWGDTDVSEAKRLIDVCLEHGLNMFDSADIYSQGMAEEILGQAIKGRRDQLLISTKATFRAGKGPNDVGSSRFHLLKSVDGCLKRLKTDYIDLFQLHGFDAVAPVEETLSTLDDLIRAGKIRYIGCSNFSGWHLMKSLATSDRYGWPRYVAHQAYYSLVGRDYEHELMPLALDQKVGAVVWSPLGWGRLTGKIRRGQPLPENTRLQSKLNRDIGPPVSDEHVYNIVDAIDLIAKETGKTVPQIALNWLLQRPSVATLIIGARNEDQLRQNLACLGWNLTTDQVKQLDAASATTPAYPYWHQKGFAERNPFPV